A genomic window from Antedon mediterranea chromosome 4, ecAntMedi1.1, whole genome shotgun sequence includes:
- the LOC140046454 gene encoding uncharacterized protein: MAATLDLQRNLKKFQRKANSLLTDLERDYLHDILRQYHTYKDVEKLMICLQSALDTPRKKDLLKEIRSLIPSSHVQQFDELAPYSEMAHPYSPTTRRKREQNTDGSVHVGQHSPSSLCHITIQKVCGSLGFSIRGGSEHGLGIFVSSVDARSPAEENGLELGDQLIEVNNVNFENIATSSAVMVLQGSNRLRMKVKRTGKVPGFKFAREKTSWYDTVERTITDNDEQCESTPPRFNMSGTRMLQDAGERRVIIKLYPGQCIGFNLRGGSEYSLGIYVSKLDKGGQAFRSGIQVGDQIVNVNGESFLNISHARAIDFLRHQRHLIMTIKTVNRYPAYKEMVAEYSWVNEQPVKNHKRPQSRNSSKVPPLIPPYANGSNHLIPMDHIERFTQTPLLEEGGVQQKIPLHENGMNRLSMPSNHTGIKPHKQYKRVASTGDINHLEGRAEGVNPVFDNAVLSRRQSQPPPYSAVPQDNHPPSKMLQATATMQNHSKPPPVTTHQDLAATDDVDSVSAKSVQTAKSQPVMGTSALKSDHRNLGRSHSMKHPGEVQMFHREKDLPPMQENRPGSQKVKRNRTFREILFGMKMKRKEKDKQSSGSMSAKIKRRNPLGSFRKPKTSTSLDGLDKVSGEDSDPMWANKAWAVRRSSMGDLRSVEAGSSHGSDGKQSIASVQATSSSNSPEPEIDFGPAMSCMMELAQRLLKHDECTAIVRHIKRYHEDRDIEHLVHPLLAILDKPEKVILLREIRSTLYQTDIGRFESMVSRREADAFEELQSGTSNYIRRSPMLRRANKTSAPKKTILETKPNSVGGFHLQTTQNMNREKRRKEELDRLKRERQEEIQKKMKEQKEADEYTERTIAYGHVNNKQIRGRTSDFKLMVPDDDIYDLNMNNRNSSSKPKMMILDHNHNKHKQEFNDHLQMSDDDTSDISSVPEKRPVKNGRTSEKRSKNKQERFVSDYLRRDYDSNDDDQRDDDSEISTVSSRKSVTNGHRDRSSGGHYKSSPPESSLKQENPKKEARPSSGLSNNFEDLDSSLGSGKFTANPIFGMDNLPKQTAEEPEENAKPRHAVRPTETTVEPEENTRPRSAVRFELFDDFISSVESSPRDSEPSPRLQPTPDIVVNDELDFVIEDNESVESDGSLDHVPTKIDDDVELELQFSDESDMASPPVLVGSRKGKYKFTMDDSDASSTSTIKERTKKKSNIRRKTPSPVNVRSSSKDRKQKNNDFSEKQHLSVDGMEDYFAGRDSSLSFDESPTFPKKGILKNKAEKPVLSNGYHSEEEPFPLKEILQSARMEYNIEDGPIERVIKKTQTSLGISISGGSDSRQQPQVLIDKVFPGGAAHDDGFIQPGFQLIKVNGRSLHSLTHNQVVEVIRKAYNDANRDRLSITVLIK; encoded by the exons ATGGCTGCCACGTTAGACCTACAGCGGAATCTGAAGAAATTCCAACGAAAAGCCAACTCGTTACTAACCGATCTAGAACGTGATTATCTACATGATATCTTACGACAGTACCACACGTATAAAGACGTGGAAAAGTTGATGATATGCCTGCAAAGTGCGCTTGATACTCCACGAAAGAAAGACCTTTTGAAGGAAATTCGATCCTTGATTCCATCATCGCACGTGCAGCAGTTTGATGAACTAGCTCCATACTCTGAGATGGCCCACCCATACTCCCCAACTACAAGAAGAAAACGAGAACAAAATACGGATg GATCTGTTCACGTAGGCCAGCATTCCCCGTCAAGTCTTTGTCATATAACCATACAGAAGGTATGCGGAAGCCTTGGATTTAGCATCAGAGGTGGCTCAGAACACGGCTTGGGAATATTTGTTAGCTCTGTTGATGCACGCTCACCAGCAG AGGAGAACGGTCTGGAATTAGGTGATCAGCTAATAGAGGTAAACAATGTAAACTTTGAGAACATCGCAACAAGCAGTGCTGTGATGGTCTTGCAAGGGAGCAACCGGCTGAGGATGAAGGTGAAGCGAACCGGGAAAGTACCTGGGTTCAAGTTTGCTCGTGAGAAAACATCATG GTATGACACAGTTGAACGAACAATCACGGACAATGATGAACAGTGTGAATCTACCCCTCCACGCTTCAACATGTCAGGTACAAGAATGCTACAAGATGCTGGTGAAAGAAGGGTTATTATAAAGCTTTATCCTGGCCAGTGCATTGGCTTCAACCTGAGAGGTGGCAGTGAGTACAGCCTAGGAATCTATGTGTCTAA gcttGACAAAGGAGGCCAGGCTTTTAGGAGCGGGATTCAAGTTGGTGACCAGATTGTGAATGTAAATGGGGaaagttttttaaacatttcacaCGCAAGAGCGATTGACTTCCTACGCCATCAGCGACATCTTATAATGACAATAAAGACGGTAAACAGATATCCAGCTTATAAGGAGATGGTTGCGGAGTATAGCTGGGTGAATGAACAGCCAGTTAAAAATCATAAAC GCCCACAGTCACGTAACTCTTCTAAAGTGCCACCTCTAATTCCTCCTTATGCAAATGGATCGAACCATTTAATACCAATGGACCATATTGAACGATTTACGCAGACTCCTCTATTAGAGGAAGGAGGAGTACAACAAAAGATACCGTTACATGAAAATGGAATGAATAGACTATCTATGCCAAGCAACCATACTGGTATCAAACCACATAAGCAGTACAAAAGAGTGGCTTCAACTGGTGACATCAATCATTTAGAGGGTAGAGCAGAGGGAGTAAATCCAGTATTTGATAATGCAGTTTTATCAAGAAGACAATCACAACCACCTCCATACTCTGCAGTTCCACAAGATAACCATCCTCCTTCTAAAATGCTGCAAGCTACTGCAACAATGCAG aaTCATTCTAAGCCTCCACCAGTAACAACTCACCAAGATTTGGCAGCTACAGATGACGTAGATAGTGTTTCAGCTAAGAGTGTACAAACAGCCAAAAGTCAGCCTGTAATGGGAACAAGTGCTTTGAAAAGTGACCATCGCAATCTAGGCCGATCACACAGCATGAAACACCCTGGAG AGGTGCAAATGTTTCATCGTG AAAAAGATCTACCACCAATGCAGGAAAACAGACCTGGAAGTCAGAAAGTAAAACGCAACAGAACATTTAGAGAAATCTTATTCGGAATGAAAATGAAACGGAAAGAAAAAGACAAACAATCATCAG GCTCAATGAGTGCCAAAATAAAGCGACGAAATCCGCTGGGAAGTTTCCGGAAGCCTAAGACATCCACAAGCCTGGATGGTCTGGATAAAGTTAGTGGTGAAGATTCTGACCCAATGTGGGCCAATAAAGCATGGGCAGTGAGAAGAAGCAGCATGGGAGATTTGAGATCTGTTGAAGCAG GCTCCAGTCATGGTAGTGACGGCAAGCAGAGTATTGCATCAGTACAGGCCACTTCAAGCAGTAATTCTCCTGAACCTGAAATTGATTTTGGTCCGGCCATGAGCTGTATGATGGAGCTAGCACAACGTTTGCTTAAACATGATGAATGTACTGCTATTGTTAGACATATCAAACGG TATCATGAAGATCGTGACATTGAACACCTTGTCCACCCCTTGCTGGCGATTCTTGACAAGCCTGAGAAAGTGATATTATTACGAGAGATTAGAAGCACTCTCTATCAAACTGACATAGGTCGTTTTGAAAGCATGGTGTCTAGAAGGGAAGCAGATGCATTTGAAGAACTGCAGTCAGGCACATCCAACTATA TTCGACGGTCACCAATGTTAAGAAGAGCAAATAAAACATCAGCGCCAAAAAAGACTATTCTTGAAACCAAACCAA attCTGTAGGAGGATTTCATCTACAAACAACGCAAAATATGAACAGAGAGAAAAGGAGAAAAGAAGAATTAGATAGATTAAAACGAGAAAGACAAGAagaaatacaaaagaaaatgaAAGAACAAAAAGAAGCTGATGAATATACAGAAAGGACAATAGCTTATGGACACgtgaataataaacaaataagagGAAGGACATCTGACTTTAAGTTGATGGTACCAGATGATGACATCTATGACTTAAACATGAACAACAGAAATTCATCATCGAAACCAAAAATGATGATTTTAGATCACAAtcataataaacataaacaagaATTTAATGATCATTTGCAAATGTCAGATGACGATACAAGTGATATCTCATCAGTACCAGAAAAGAGACCAGTTAAGAATGGCAGAACATCTGAAAAGAGATCAAAGAACAAACAAGAAAGGTTTGTTAGTGATTACTTAAGAAGGGATTATGACTCTAATGACGATGATCAACGTGATGATGATAGTGAGATCTCAACTGTTTCTAGTAGGAAGTCTGTCACTAATGGCCACCGAGATCGATCATCTGGAGGTCATTATAAAAGTTCTCCACCAGAAAGCAGTCTGAAGCAAGAAAACCCTAAAAAGGAGGCACGGCCAAGCAGTGGTTTAAGTAATAATTTTGAAGACCTTGATAGTAGTCTTGGCTCTGGAAAGTTTACTGCAAACCCAATCTTTGGAATGGATAATTTACCGAAACAAACCGCTGAGGAACCTGAAGAGAACGCAAAACCGAGACATGCCGTTAGACCGACAGAAACCACTGTTGAACCCGAGGAGAATACAAGACCGAGAAGCGCAGTTAGATTTGAACTTtttgatgatttcatatctagTGTTGAATCTTCGCCACGTGATAGCGAACCCAGTCCACGTCTTCAACCTACACCAGATATTGTTGTCAATGATGAACTGGATTTTGTAATAGAGGATAATGAGAGTGTGGAAAGTGATGGAAGTTTGGATCATGTTCCAACAAAAATTGACGATGATGTTGAATTAGAGCTTCAGTTTAGTGATGAGTCAGACATGGCATCACCACCAGTACTTGTTGGAAGCAGAAAGGGTAAGTATAAATTCACAATGGATGACAGTGATGCAAGTTCTACATCAACCATTAAAGAAAGGACAAAGAAGAAATCCAATATAAGAAGAAAGACTCCTTCTCCAGTAAATGTTCGATCATCCTCAAAAGATCGCAAACAGAAGAATAATGATTTTAGTGAGAAGCAACATCTAAGTGTTGATGGGATGGAGGACTACTTTGCTGGCAGAGATTCAAGTCTTTCTTTTGATGAGTCGCCAACATTTCCAAAAAAAGGAATTCT AAAAAATAAAGCAGAAAAACCAGTTCTATCAAATGGTTACCACAGTGAGGAGGAACCATTCCCACTGAAAGAGATTCTGCAGAGTGCCAGAATGGAGTATAACATAGAAGATGGTCCTATTGAAAGAGTCATAAAGAAAACACAAACATCATTAG GTATCAGTATTTCAGGAGGGAGTGACTCAAGACAACAACCTCAAGTGTTAATAGATAAAGTGTTCCCAGGAGGTGCCGCCCATGACGATGGATTTATACAG ccTGGTTTTCAACTTATCAAAGTCAATGGTCGATCGCTGCATAGTTTAACGCACAACCAAGTTGTTGAAGTAATACGTAAAGCGTACAACGATGCGAATCGGGATCGACTGAGCATCACGGTTCTTATCAAATGA
- the LOC140046453 gene encoding E3 ubiquitin-protein ligase RNF103-like, whose amino-acid sequence MMSMVLKILLLLLYLVLMSAMLRLCELLVWYEAGFVATQLVDPVTLSVNKLKNLLDVRGINYEKVVEKKELSDLIAESGDVHDGELMEIQEDGELEENDTTLFRSRGHFYEEVEDKKDSVWVIQVVPPDRPPLHSKNSWKTIRRKVSKFGIRTGTFNCSLDTNFCLMKNWLEQSVLLAMPQGETYKDHVTMFHYYKPSSASYILDRLNAHLMSKVTRFYNLDNAKPWMEMARNRPNQFPVRIAYFSSASEPPLFFSSLGAKFTGRIKFAFISTNKRQFSEIKNSKKIKTRIPSILIATSEGDVRYGIHAGEYMSYDKLVLYLKTLSPEINDAFIWSLFAVNILCVFDFFITQGGILKRFVYFSWTFGKSNFSFLAFWLPFLGTLQLSVLKPVWNFGNKILRKFLISDFMCYIRSDLLVYSHYTTFLLLTFLIYCCVIGFIEKYRKRLTNVSQESNAAWLHRVIQDYYMFLIRPSSNLRGPRLNRVHVEEGLDMLIERLAVPGFWLHPVIPMDYISNLPTWKFCGGKGTENVAFDEENGTDVNKLNSSCSSNSLDNQNVSFSQNDDVMPASGRVNHGDVNQVTDSNQNVNSRSHDKGSSTVYRERECTTSNYNTCLECAICLEVYHQNDTVCGLPCGHVYHHGCIVTWLRGGNHCCPKCRWPAYKTKGCKLLKYQE is encoded by the exons ATGATGTCTATGGTACTGAAGATTCTGCTACTTTTACTCTATTTGGTACTAATGTCAGCCATGCTACGCCTCTGTGAATTACTAGTGTGGTATGAAGCAGGGTTTGTAGCTACTCAACTTGTTGATCCAGTGACGCTCAGCGTTAACAAACTGAAAAACCTGCTGGATGTGAGGGGCATTAATTATGAGAAGGTCGTTGAGAAAAAAGAACTGTCGGATTTGATCGCTGAATCAG GTGATGTCCATGATGGTGAATTGATGGAAATCCAGGAAGATGGTGAATTGGAAGAAAATGATACCACATTGTTCAGGTCTAGAGGACACTTCTATGAGGAAGTAGAGGACAAGAAAGACAGTGTCTGGGTGATTCAG gTTGTACCTCCAGATCGTCCACCCTTGCATTCTAAAAATTCATGGAAAACAATTAGAAGAAAAGTGTCCAAATTTGGTATAAGAACAGGAACATTTAACTGTAGTTTGGATACAAA TTTCTGTTTGATGAAAAACTGGTTGGAACAAAGCGTTCTGCTGGCAATGCCTCAGGGCGAGACGTACAAAGATCATGTGACCATGTTCCACTATTACAAACCAAGTTCAGCATCCTACATACTTGATCGATTAAACGCACAtttaatgtcaaaggtcacaagGTTTTACAATCTTGATAATGCTAAACCGTGGATGGAAATGGCAAGAAATCGTCCCAATCAATTTCCAGTACGCATCGCTTATTTTTCGAGTGCCAGTGAACCACCGTTATTTTTCTCATCACTTGGTGCAAAATTTACAGGAAGGATTAAGTTTGcatttatatcaacaaataaaagacagttttctgaaattaaaaattccaaaaaaattaaaacgaGAATTCCATCTATATTAATTGCAACATCAGAAGGTGATGTACGTTACGGAATACACGCAGGTGAATATATGTCTTATGATAAACTTGTTCTGTATCTAAAAACTTTATCTCCGGAAATTAATGATGCATTTATATGGAGTTTATTTGCTGTGAATATTCTTTGTGTTTTTGATTTCTTCATAACACAAGGTGGTATATTGAAACGATTCGTTTATTTTTCATGGACATTTGGAAAATCAAATTTCAGCTTTTTGGCATTTTGGTTACCGTTTCTTGGAACTTTACAACTATCCGTTCTTAAACCTGTTTGGAATTTCGGCAACAAAATCCTTCGTAAATTTCTGATATCTGATTTTATGTGTTATATACGTAGTGATCTTCTCGTGTACTCTCACTATACGACATTTCTTTTGTTAACATTCTTAATATATTGTTGTGTTATTGGGTTTATCGAAAAATATCGTAAGAGATTGACGAATGTATCGCAAGAATCAAATGCAGCTTGGTTACATAGAGTTATTCAAGATTATTACATGTTTCTTATCAGGCCTTCGTCAAATTTACGCGGCCCTCGTTTGAATAGAGTGCATGTGGAAGAAGGATTGGACATGTTAATTGAACGACTTGCGGTTCCTGGTTTTTGGTTACACCCAGTTATTCCAATGGATTACATTTCAAACCTACCAACGTGGAAATTTTGCGGTGGGAAAGGAACGGAAAATGTTGCATTTGATGAGGAAAATGGAACGGATGTCAACAAATTGAATAGTTCTTGTAGTAGTAACTCGCTTGATAATCAGAATGTTTCTTTTTCGCAAAATGACGATGTTATGCCAGCTTCAGGCAGAGTAAATCATGGTGACGTCAATCAAGTGACGGACTCCAATCAAAATGTCAATTCAAGATCACATGATAAAGGTTCAAGTACCGTTTATCGAGAACGTGAATGTACTACCAGTAACTACAATACATGTTTGGAGTGTGCCATATGCCTGGAAGTGTACCACCAAAACGACACCGTTTGTGGGTTGCCATGTGGACATGTTTACCACCATGGTTGCATTGTTACATGGCTGAGAGGGGGAAATCATTGCTGTCCTAAGTGCAGATGGCCAGCCTATAAAACTAAGGGgtgcaagttattaaaatatcaagAATAA
- the LOC140046699 gene encoding uncharacterized protein, translating into MLSILPPDMSDSSDDISSSDQSESDHLIARPRPQQDEMDSSSSMTENQKGKTVEPPRGVSGTHWEKFLELKKGREAIPSSSTTEVLQKNRKRKRKRNRKKKDNVEECCRKKEVGQLSGSSLPIGPQLPGQSSRHLGPLPGQPPGQEWKDVKQYLGVYDRFKGVDYGKVSEMSGLEKEINSAIKTKDFQTAENLSDRLSNRDFGTKIHEAIKAKEYVEIKEKEKMEKSKKKKKQKLAWRFEVKERWEMKGNM; encoded by the exons ATGCTTTCAATATTACCGCCCGATATGAGCGATAGTTCAGACGATATATCATCATCTGATCAGTCGGAAAGCGATCATcttatagctaggcctaggccgcaGCAGGATGAAATGGATTCGTCGTCGTCGATGACAGAAAATCAAAAGGGGAAAACAGTCGAGCCTCCACGAGGAGTATCAGGAACTCAttgggag aAATTTTTAGAACTTAAAAAAGGTAGAGAAGCGATCCCTAGTTCGTCTACCACAGAAGTACTGCAGAAAAATCGTAAACGAAAGCGAAAAAGGAATCGAAAGAAAAAAGACAATGTAGAAG aatgttGTAGAAAAAAAGAAGTTGGCCAACTTTCTGGATCCAGTCTACCGATTGGTCCTCAACTTCCAGGACAATCCTCCAGGCATCTAGGCCCATTACCAGGTCAGCCACCTGGACAGGAGTGGAAAGATGTCAAGCAATATTTAGGAGTCTATGATCGTTTCAAAGGCGTTGACTATGGAAAAGTATCAGAAATG tCTGGGTTGGAGAAAGAGATAAACAGTGCAATAAAAACTAAAGATTTTCAAACTGCGGAGAATTTGAGTGATCGTCTATCCAACAGAGACTTTGGTACCAAAATTCACGAAGCCATCAAAGCCAAGGAATATGTTGAAATCAAAGAG AaagaaaaaatggaaaaatcaaaaaagaaaaagaagcaGAAGCTAGCTTGGAGATTTGAGGTTAAAGAAAGATGGGAAATGAAAggaaatatgtaa